In Silurus meridionalis isolate SWU-2019-XX chromosome 29, ASM1480568v1, whole genome shotgun sequence, one DNA window encodes the following:
- the LOC124381781 gene encoding uncharacterized protein LOC124381781 isoform X2 — protein MVKIRERGGFRMAVPLLLLCCVCVLRTSHSYVVIQSPEVIKASVNASFSLKCKRDQLQIEYCYSSISWFKLNLRTGKLSEARNTGDDQQEDNKRSCVRTIKNAQIQDSGTYYCVSLHEKMVFIGTGTRVIITDSVPLKPSVFLYTPVEEADAPSVLLQCLVMDAVPSQISVWWVIGGEMHSGWTESAWTRDSDQAKEYTRAQIMVHKEEWIKVSPNIECVVKYGNQTVSKILQLPSHSDSTCTWLLFGGCSIAIITIAVVLTVALCLHKEKTATFKVKSQRAGVNPQSKYQAQGKQRTLKTNTEKTIEQVEYSCLNPEIFIRQPTAAAIEFNHQ, from the exons CCTCTCACTCGTACGTGGTGATTCAGTCTCCTGAGGTCATCAAAGCATCGGTCAATGCCTCCTTCTCACTGAAATGCAAACGTGACCAGCTGCAGATTGAATACTGTTACAGCTCGatctcctggtttaaactcaACCTGAGGACTGGGAAACTGAGTGAAGCCAGAAACACTGGAGATGACCAGCAGGAAGATAATAAAAGATCATGTGTCAGGACGATCAAAAACGCCCAAATTCAAGACTCAGGCACTTACTACTGCGTATCTTTACACGAGAAGATGGTTTTCATTGGAACTGGCACCCGAGTCATCATTACAG acaGCGTTCCGTTAAagccctctgtctttctctacaCCCCGGTGGAGGAGGCTGATGCTCCCTCTGTGCTCCTGCAGTGTTTGGTGATGGATGCTGTTCCGTCTCAGATCAGTGTTTGGTGGGTGATTGGTGGAGAAATGCACTCAGGATGGACTGAATCAGCTTGGACAAGAGATAGTGATCAAGCTAAAGAATACACTCGAGCTCAAATCATGGTTCATAAAGAGGAATGGATAAAAGTGTCTCCCAACATCGAGTGTGTGGTGAAGTACGGAAACCAGACCGTGTCCAAAATACTGCAACTACCaa GTCATTCAGACTCAACGTGCACGTGGCTGCTGTTTGGAGGTTGCAGCATCGCCATCATCACCATCGCTGTGGTTCTCACTGTGGCTCTGTGTTTACATAAAG AGAAAACAGCGACGTTTAAAGTCAAAAG CCAACGTGCCGGCGTCAACCCTCAGAGTAAATACCAGGCTCAGG GGAAACAGAGGACCCTCAAGACCAATACAGAGAAAACCATAGAG CAAGTCGAATATTCCTGTCTGAACCCTGAGATCTTCATACGTCAACCAACTGCTGCAGCAATCGAGTTCAATCATCAGTAA